From the Motacilla alba alba isolate MOTALB_02 chromosome Z, Motacilla_alba_V1.0_pri, whole genome shotgun sequence genome, one window contains:
- the CZH9orf85 gene encoding uncharacterized protein C9orf85 homolog isoform X1 — MPCILQARLCPRSCPAEAIRRLPGAEAPLCPSRSSPAGRHHGPALLTPLCAQKINAKLHDGVCQHCKGILEWRVKFRKYKLLTKPKKCVKCLQKTVKDPYHIICRPCAGKLEICAKCGKQEEIVIPIDKGQDRTDSETSKNGQESSKLKNELDFDTNFSSADSDEDSDVLEEQFKSMNFEKTEI, encoded by the exons ATGCCTTGCATACTCCAAGCAAGACTCTGTCCCCggagctgccctgctgaggccaTCCGCCGGCTGCCCGGCGCTGAAGCCCCGCTGTGTCCCAGCCGCTCCAGCCCAGCCGGCCGCCACCACGGACCTGCGCTCTTAACACCGCTCTGCGCTCAG aaaataaatgctaagCTTCATGATGGAGTGTGTCAGCATTGCAAAGGTATCTTGGAGTGGCGAGTAAAATTCAGAAAGTACAAGCTACTGACAAAACCTAAAAAATG TGTGAAATGCCTCCAGAAGACTGTAAAAGATCCTTATCATATTATTTGTCGACCATGTGCTGGTAAACTAGAAATTTGTGCTAAGTGTgggaaacaagaagaaatagTGATTCC GATTGATAAAGGACAAGACAGAACTGACAGTGAGACTTCTAAAAATGGCCAAGAGAGCAGTAAATTGAAGAATGAGCTGGATTTTGATACAAATTTCAGTAGTGCAGACAGTGATGAAGATTCTGATGTGCTTGAAGAACAATTTAAAAGtatgaattttgaaaaaacagAGATCTAA
- the CZH9orf85 gene encoding uncharacterized protein C9orf85 homolog isoform X2, which produces MSSERGNVSRTRPQRHQNARAFKNDKYDTSARCKQEVINVFFFLIIQKINAKLHDGVCQHCKGILEWRVKFRKYKLLTKPKKCVKCLQKTVKDPYHIICRPCAGKLEICAKCGKQEEIVIPIDKGQDRTDSETSKNGQESSKLKNELDFDTNFSSADSDEDSDVLEEQFKSMNFEKTEI; this is translated from the exons ATGAGCTCGGAGAGGGGGAACGTGTCGCGCACGCGGCCCCAGCGCCACCAGAACGCGCGCGCCTTCAAGAACGACAAGTACGACACCAGCGCCCGGTGCAAG CAGGAAGTcatcaatgtatttttttttttaatcattcagaaaataaatgctaagCTTCATGATGGAGTGTGTCAGCATTGCAAAGGTATCTTGGAGTGGCGAGTAAAATTCAGAAAGTACAAGCTACTGACAAAACCTAAAAAATG TGTGAAATGCCTCCAGAAGACTGTAAAAGATCCTTATCATATTATTTGTCGACCATGTGCTGGTAAACTAGAAATTTGTGCTAAGTGTgggaaacaagaagaaatagTGATTCC GATTGATAAAGGACAAGACAGAACTGACAGTGAGACTTCTAAAAATGGCCAAGAGAGCAGTAAATTGAAGAATGAGCTGGATTTTGATACAAATTTCAGTAGTGCAGACAGTGATGAAGATTCTGATGTGCTTGAAGAACAATTTAAAAGtatgaattttgaaaaaacagAGATCTAA
- the CZH9orf85 gene encoding uncharacterized protein C9orf85 homolog isoform X3, with translation MSSERGNVSRTRPQRHQNARAFKNDKYDTSARCKEVINVFFFLIIQKINAKLHDGVCQHCKGILEWRVKFRKYKLLTKPKKCVKCLQKTVKDPYHIICRPCAGKLEICAKCGKQEEIVIPIDKGQDRTDSETSKNGQESSKLKNELDFDTNFSSADSDEDSDVLEEQFKSMNFEKTEI, from the exons ATGAGCTCGGAGAGGGGGAACGTGTCGCGCACGCGGCCCCAGCGCCACCAGAACGCGCGCGCCTTCAAGAACGACAAGTACGACACCAGCGCCCGGTGCAAG GAAGTcatcaatgtatttttttttttaatcattcagaaaataaatgctaagCTTCATGATGGAGTGTGTCAGCATTGCAAAGGTATCTTGGAGTGGCGAGTAAAATTCAGAAAGTACAAGCTACTGACAAAACCTAAAAAATG TGTGAAATGCCTCCAGAAGACTGTAAAAGATCCTTATCATATTATTTGTCGACCATGTGCTGGTAAACTAGAAATTTGTGCTAAGTGTgggaaacaagaagaaatagTGATTCC GATTGATAAAGGACAAGACAGAACTGACAGTGAGACTTCTAAAAATGGCCAAGAGAGCAGTAAATTGAAGAATGAGCTGGATTTTGATACAAATTTCAGTAGTGCAGACAGTGATGAAGATTCTGATGTGCTTGAAGAACAATTTAAAAGtatgaattttgaaaaaacagAGATCTAA
- the CZH9orf85 gene encoding uncharacterized protein C9orf85 homolog isoform X4: MSSERGNVSRTRPQRHQNARAFKNDKYDTSARCKKINAKLHDGVCQHCKGILEWRVKFRKYKLLTKPKKCVKCLQKTVKDPYHIICRPCAGKLEICAKCGKQEEIVIPIDKGQDRTDSETSKNGQESSKLKNELDFDTNFSSADSDEDSDVLEEQFKSMNFEKTEI, from the exons ATGAGCTCGGAGAGGGGGAACGTGTCGCGCACGCGGCCCCAGCGCCACCAGAACGCGCGCGCCTTCAAGAACGACAAGTACGACACCAGCGCCCGGTGCAAG aaaataaatgctaagCTTCATGATGGAGTGTGTCAGCATTGCAAAGGTATCTTGGAGTGGCGAGTAAAATTCAGAAAGTACAAGCTACTGACAAAACCTAAAAAATG TGTGAAATGCCTCCAGAAGACTGTAAAAGATCCTTATCATATTATTTGTCGACCATGTGCTGGTAAACTAGAAATTTGTGCTAAGTGTgggaaacaagaagaaatagTGATTCC GATTGATAAAGGACAAGACAGAACTGACAGTGAGACTTCTAAAAATGGCCAAGAGAGCAGTAAATTGAAGAATGAGCTGGATTTTGATACAAATTTCAGTAGTGCAGACAGTGATGAAGATTCTGATGTGCTTGAAGAACAATTTAAAAGtatgaattttgaaaaaacagAGATCTAA